The stretch of DNA TTTTACTTTGAGAGTTCATCGGTGGAAGTTTATTTCATTTGCGCTGAATGCATGACGCGATCAGTGTTCCCGATCAGGAGGCGCCTGCGTACACACCTCGAACACTGCATTACCATGCCGATCCAGTGTTATGTTGCATTGCGTCATTATCATGCCGCGTCGCACAAATCCGTGCTCTCATACGGTCTCCCATCGCAGCCCGCGATTGGGGCCGCGATCGAAACGGAAACGCACCATGCGCACGATCCTCATCCTCGCGTCGGCCGCGCTCACCGCGACCGCCGTCCTCACAGGCCCCGCCGCTGCCGAAGGTCCCCTCCACCTGACGCCGCCGCTTTACCGGGAGCAGGCCCGGGCCACGCAGCAGGCGCACCCGGTCGGCGACCTGACGACGACACCGCAGCCTGTGGCGGCGCCGACGAACGGCGGCAGCCGGACCGTGTCGATGGTCGACCGGCCGATGGTTCAGGCCTCCGCCGAGGCTTTGCGCTGACGCCCGCTGCCGATCCGGGATCGCTCTGAAGCCCCGCATCGGATCGGCCGGGATCGTCCTCGTGGCGCGTCGAATTTCGCACCGCGGACGATCAGACGATGTGCAATTCCTGTGCAGCCGCCGTTGGTGACACGCCCCGTCGGATCAGCCGCCGCGTCCGCGCCCGCTGGTCCAGCTCGGCGCTGAGACCGGTCCCGGCCGCGTGGTACAGGTCTAGGTACAGATCCCACCAGGCATACTGGGCCGCTGTCACGAGGAGAATGGCGATCTCGGCCTGTCGCAGGCTCAGCCGCAGGCTTTCATCCGCCAAGCGGCCTACCTCCCCATAGATCATCCGCGACTCCGCTGCGATCCGGCCGGCGGCGCTCAGGTGCGACGCCGGCCTTCCTTCCCGATGCACTCAGTGTGCGGCCTTTTGCGCCTCGTCCGCCGCGTCCTGAGCCGCATCCTGGACTTGCTCGACGGCCTTGCTGGACTCGTCGGCTCCTTGTTGCACCGCCGCCCGAGCCCGCTCCGCACCCTGCTGCAACGCGCCCTGTGCGAGGCCCCCCAGCTCCTTGGCCTGCGCCTGCATGGCGGCGAACCGCTCGCGCACGTACGCGGCCTGGATCTGTGCCGCCTCGGGGAGCGAGCGCGCAGCCGCGAGCTTCTGCCCGAGATCCAGAGCGGCGCGGACGTTCTGCTCGGCGTAGTCCAGGCCGCGAGCATACATGTTCTGCGTGCTACTGCGGGCGAGATCGGCCGAGCCCTGTAGGGTGTCGGTGGTGCGCCGTGCGGCTCCGATGAAGCTTCCAAAGGCCTTCCGAGCCTGCTCAAGGCTACTCTCGGCCAAGTCGCGCAACTGTGGTGGGACCTCGTAGCTTGGGATATTCGCCATGATTGGTCTCCTTCAGGCCGCGTGGCAGGCACGGCCAGTCTATTTGTGCACCGCACAAGCCGCTGCGTCCAGGCATGGCCGGATCTGATCAGACCTCGGTTTCGCGGCGCACAACGGCGTCCTCACCGCTGCCCTTCTGGGACAGGCCGACATCCGGATCCTCGTCGGTGATCGGCACAGGCTTGTCCTCGGCATTCGGAGCGGAGGCACCGGATTCGTCCTGTCCCGGACCCTTCTGTCCGGCGCCGGGATCTGGCGTCGCTGGCTGGTGCGCGGTCGTCATCCCGGCTCCCCTTGTCCCGTCAACGCGGGGACGGCCCTCGGGGTCCCGGCCTTGTCGATTCGGCATGAGCAGGAACGCCGCTGCGGCGCTATATGGGGCCGGGAGAGTGAGGAGAGTGTTGTGTTCACCGTCAAGGGGATCGATCCGTCCGGGCGCGTCATGACCTTCGCCTGCGGAACCGATGAGCAGGCCATGGAGAAGACCTGGGAGCTTGCCCGGCGCGGCTTCCGCGAGATCACGGTCGCCGATCCGAAGGGCAAGGAGATGTCTGCGGCCGCCTTCGAGCGATCCCTGAACATCGATTGGGAGTGAGGGCTGCGCTCCTACCGGTTCCCCAGCGCCGGCCCGCCGGCCGCGCCGCCCGTGCCTGGAGGGCCACTTGTCGGAGTGCCACCGATCATTGCCCCCGGCGTGGTACCCGGCACCGTGGCGTTGCCTTGCGCCGCCGCCGCGCCGTCGCTCGGTTCGCCCGCGCGCTCTGAGCCGACCGTCCCGGCCGCCACCCCGCCGGTCGTGGCCGGCGCCCGCACGCCGGTATTGCCGGCGCCACCGGTCGTCACCTGTGCCCGCGTGGGAGCGGCCGCGAGGACGGTTAAGGCCGCGGAGAGCAGAAGGGTCGCGGGTTTCATGAATTGATCCGTCGTGCGCGGTCCGATGCCAACGACTGACCGACGGGGAAGTTCACCCCCACGCGTGAAACCGACCCAGTTCCTCCCGAAACTTTCAGTGCAGCTCATAGCAATTGGTGATCACGCGTGGACTACGCGTCACGTCGTACAGGATCGAGCATTGGACGAGATACGTCCGATCCTTCCTGCGAAACAGGATCAGGGAGGAGCGATTGTCCAAGGTCCCGGCATAGCCGGCGATCTCCCAGCCGTCCGCTGTGAGCCGCTCGATGCTGAGTGACGGCTCCGCAGCGCGCGCCGTGGATAGCCAGCCGAAACAGGCGAGGAAGGCCGCGGACCATCGCATTCCCGCAGCTTAGGCCCGCCGGCGCCTCGCACACAACCGGGGCTTCGGCTTGGGAGCGGGGCGCCTCAGAGGCCCGGCACCTCGTCGATCTCGGGCGCCGGCTCATCGCGCGACACCGGATGATCCTCGGGCGCGGGCGGGAGTCGCGGAGGCGGCATGTCGCCGGTATTGGGCGGCATCGGCAGGCCGTGCGGCAAATCGGGTACGGGCATCTCGCCCGCGTTCGAAGCTTTCGGATCCGGCATGAGGCGTCCCCGGCGTATCCCTGGCGCGCCACCGCCTGTCGGTCGGTGCGGCCCGATCGTGAACGATCGGCCGGCGCGAAGGTGCCCGTCGTCTCGCGAAGGGCCGGGGCTGTCGCCTCGTTCAGGCCGGCTGCAGGGCTTCCAGGGAGGCCGGCCGGCCCGGATTCAGGGACGCGACGCCGCTCGCGGTCGCGCC from Methylobacterium sp. PvR107 encodes:
- a CDS encoding phasin produces the protein MANIPSYEVPPQLRDLAESSLEQARKAFGSFIGAARRTTDTLQGSADLARSSTQNMYARGLDYAEQNVRAALDLGQKLAAARSLPEAAQIQAAYVRERFAAMQAQAKELGGLAQGALQQGAERARAAVQQGADESSKAVEQVQDAAQDAADEAQKAAH